A window of Candidatus Alcyoniella australis contains these coding sequences:
- a CDS encoding 2-oxoacid:acceptor oxidoreductase family protein, producing the protein MIEVRFHGRGGQGAVIAGKILACALFKEGMWVQSFPAFGVERRGAPVAAFTRFDRDKILIRNNIYEPNHIVVLDPTLLQVANVTAGLHKGGWILINSPEPPESFSGLDDFKLATVDAQSIALRFHLGSRSSPIVNTSILGGFAKATGLVGIDSVVEAIVEEVPIKPDNNAEAARVAYEATVLPA; encoded by the coding sequence ATGATCGAGGTCCGTTTCCATGGTCGCGGCGGCCAGGGAGCCGTGATCGCCGGCAAGATCCTGGCCTGCGCCCTGTTCAAGGAGGGGATGTGGGTCCAGAGCTTCCCGGCCTTCGGCGTCGAACGCCGCGGCGCGCCGGTGGCTGCGTTCACGCGCTTTGACCGCGATAAAATCCTGATCCGCAACAACATCTACGAGCCGAACCATATCGTGGTGCTCGATCCGACCTTGCTGCAGGTGGCCAACGTCACCGCCGGGCTGCACAAGGGGGGCTGGATTTTAATCAACTCGCCGGAGCCGCCCGAATCGTTCAGCGGGCTCGACGATTTTAAATTGGCCACTGTCGACGCGCAGTCGATCGCGTTGCGCTTTCACCTCGGCTCGCGTTCGAGCCCGATCGTCAATACCTCGATCCTCGGCGGTTTCGCCAAAGCCACGGGACTGGTGGGAATCGACTCGGTGGTGGAGGCGATCGTCGAGGAAGTGCCGATCAAGCCCGATAACAACGCCGAGGCCGCGCGTGTGGCCTACGAGGCGACGGTGCTGCCCGCTTGA
- a CDS encoding XRE family transcriptional regulator: protein MPEKIKEEVRRLAIGRKIRTLRTKQGLSIEQVSERTSMPVVLLSQMESDVIAPTVAALVNIAKALGTTVDTFFQDAPFTDAIEVVRHGEGRQIRRLQQADATPLQYNYESLAYRLSGKRMEPFFVEFTLDPGQPPKLVSHEGEEFIYVLQGEVEFVSGEDRVLLQPGDALYFYSKKPHCLRGVGEVVPKAIAVIYPYGE, encoded by the coding sequence ATGCCCGAGAAGATTAAAGAGGAGGTCCGTCGGCTGGCCATCGGACGCAAAATCCGCACCCTGAGAACCAAGCAGGGCCTGAGCATCGAACAGGTCTCCGAGCGCACCAGTATGCCGGTGGTGTTGCTCTCGCAGATGGAGAGCGACGTGATCGCGCCCACCGTGGCCGCGCTGGTGAACATCGCCAAGGCGCTGGGCACAACAGTGGACACGTTTTTCCAAGACGCACCGTTTACCGACGCGATCGAGGTTGTGCGCCACGGCGAGGGGCGCCAGATCCGCCGATTGCAGCAGGCGGACGCCACGCCGTTGCAGTACAACTACGAATCGCTGGCCTATCGGCTCAGCGGCAAGCGCATGGAACCGTTCTTCGTCGAGTTCACCCTCGACCCGGGGCAGCCGCCCAAGCTTGTCAGCCACGAGGGCGAGGAGTTCATCTACGTGCTCCAGGGCGAGGTCGAGTTCGTCTCGGGCGAGGACCGCGTGCTGCTGCAGCCCGGTGACGCGCTCTATTTCTACTCGAAGAAACCGCACTGCCTGCGCGGCGTGGGCGAGGTCGTGCCCAAGGCGATCGCCGTGATCTACCCCTACGGCGAATGA